The Treponema phagedenis DNA segment CCGATAACGCTTGAACTTGGCGGGAAAAGTCCTTGCATTGTAGAAAAATCCGCAAACATAAAAATTGCGGCGCGGCGTATTTTATTCGGTAAATCCTTGAATGCCGGTCAAACCTGCGTTGCGCCCGATTATCTTTTAATTGACGAAAGCATAAAAGAAGCATTTATCGCGGAAGCAAAAAATGTTTTCAAAGAGTTTTTCCCAACGGAAACATATTTGCAAATGCAGCTGCCGCGAATCGTAAATGATAAACACTTTGAGCGACTCAGCAATCTTTTACACGACGGAACGCTTGTGGTCGGCGGCAGCACCGAAACAAACAGCAGATTTATTGAGCCGACAATTATCGAGAATATTGATTTTGATTCTCCGATAATGCAGGAAGAAATTTTCGGCCCGATTTTGCCGGTTATTACTTACAAAGATTTGAATGCCGCCATCAGCGAAATTAAAAAACGGGATAAGCCTCTTGCGCTGTATCTTTTTACCGAAGATAAAAGCATAGAGAAAAAGATTTTAACCGAATTGTCATTCGGCGGCGGCTGTGTAAACGACACGATTGTGCATCTTGCAACAAATTATTTGCCTTTCGGCGGAGTCGGCTATTCCGGCATGGGAAAATATCACGGCGAAGAAAGCTTTAAAATTTTCAGCAATGCAAAAAGCATTTTGAAAAAATCAACTCTTTTTGATTTAAAACTGCGCTATCATCCCTACTCCGAATCAAAATACAACACCATAAAAAAATTTATGTAAAGAGGCGCTGTACAAGCTTCCCATACGGAAGCGTTCGCAAAGTAGATATTCCAAATGCGCGGTGGTTTTTATGCGCGGATTTTATACCACGCAACTCCGTTGTCATCGATTGTCTCAATTACTTTGCCCAATTGAACAAGATGTAATAAATGAGCGGCGGCTTCTCCGGCAGCAAACCATTTTTGCGAAGGCGGAAAGTTCTCCCAGTTTTTAGCGCGAATATCCCAGTGCATACGGCAGGTAACATCTCGGACTGTCAGAGCTTCGTCTTGGCGCAGGATAGACATAATTTCGTCAAGCCGCACTCGGTGATGATGCAGTATTTCGTCTATGCGCTTATTCACATCATCAACAAGAAAGCGATGCGAACTGAAAAGATGGTCAATGGAGTAGTTTTTTATTTTGTTGAGGTTCTTCATGTATATCCCCAGTGAATCTCCGAATTCTTCTCCCCAATAAGTTATATTTGGAGTGATTTTTCCTAAAATATGATCTCCGCAAAAAAGAATTTTTTTCTCCGCTTCATACAAGCCGAGCATGCCGGGTGTATGCCCCGCTTCGTCTAAAAACACAAAGTGAAAATCACCGATACTCAATGTATCGCCGGGCTTACAGGGAATATAAGAGAAAGACTTTTCGGACCTGTTTTTAAATCCCGGATGCTCCTCAATTTTAAGCCCTTCTATATCCATCCCCTGCCTATGAGAATTTTTTATAATTCTTTGCCAATGGGAACTCTCTTTTTTAAAACCGTTTTTTATAATAGCGCCGTCAACCGCCGAAAGATAAATTTTCCTCACTCCTTTTCCCTGCAAAAAACTTGCCAACCCTATGTGATCCGCATGAAGATGCGTTAAAAAAAGCGCCGTGTTATTTAAATCAATTTTTAATTCATTCAGAAAAAGCATCATATGCTCCCGCACTTCCTCATTGTTAAAGCCGGTATCTACTATGAGCGATTCTTCCGGAGTTTTTATGATGAATATATTGATTGATTTTAAAGGATTGCCGGTTAGCGGAATCTCTTTCATAAAAATATTTTGATAAACTTCTTTCATTTGTTTCCCCTAAACTTCTTATCGAAGTTTTTTCATTTCTTTTTCCTTATGTAAAATATTTTATAATTATAGCACTATCAATCTATTATTTATACTGATTTTAGTCCAATCTTTGCAATTAAAATTTTTAAAGCATAAATTCAGCTGTGAGTTTTTAAAAAATCTGCTATACTGTCTTTTGACGACGGAATGTTTTGTAAAGGCTTGATTAGTTTTTGCAAAATATCAAAATCGCAATGGAAGGAGATTCTAAGACAGTTATTTTAGCGGTCTCCAATACAATACGGAGGATAAAATGAAAATCAATTTAATTGAGCCTTTGGGCGTTAAAGCGGAAATTATCGAAGATTTGGCAAAACAATTCAGCGTGCAGGGGCATGAATTCAAAGCCTATGATTCTCTTACAAAAGATATTGCCGAATTAAAAAAGCGAACCGCCGATGCTGATGTTGTCATGATCGGCAGCAATCCGCTTCCGAACGAAGTGATTGAAAATGCAGAGAAATTAAAATTACTCAGTGTTGCGTTTACCGGAATTGATCATGTGGGGCAGGCGGCATGTAAATCAAAAAATATTGTGATAACAAACGCCGCCGGCTATAGTAATGAGTCGGTTGCCGAGCTTGTCATCGGTTTTGCCATAAATCTTTTACGAAATATGAAAGCTGCAGACGAGGCAACAAGAAAGGGCGGCACTGGGAAGAGTCTGATTGGAAACGAACTGATGGGTAAAACCGTTGGTATAATCGGAGCGGGGCGCATAGGCACAAGGGTTGCAAAATTATTTAAAGCATTTGATTGCGAGGTATTTGCGTATAGTAACCATGAATCTGATGAACTGAAAAAACTTGGCGTAAAATATTTTTCGCTTAATGAAGTGATGAAAAACAGTGATATAATAAGCCTGCACTTGCCGCTTAACGATTCCACAAAGGGTTTTATCTCAAAAGAAAAAATTGCACTTATGAAAGAAAATGCTTTTTTGATAAACTGCGCACGCGGACCGATTGTTGATAATACCGCACTTGCCGAAGCGCTTAATGCCGGAAAAATAAGAGGAGCCGCAATAGATGTATTCGATATGGAGCCACCGATTCCGAGCGACTATCCTCTGCTGCATGCAAAAAATACAATTTTGACACCGCACGTTGCATATGCAACAGATGAATCCATGATTACAAGAGCGAAGATAGCTTTTAGCAATGTCTATGCTTGGCTAAACGGTAAGCCTAAAAATGAGGTTAAATACTGATACCGTTCCGTAATTAGCTTTCTGTGTACTAATCGGAGCATCCACAATAACGGCGTTCGGATTTAAGCATTCCTATGGTAAGCCGCTCTCGGATGTCAAAAATCAGAACGGGCACGGACGCCCGTGGTTCCACGCAGAAACGATGTTTTAAAGCAAGACTGTTTGCAAGGCTTTAAAACTCGTGGGTTAGTTTTTGACACGGACGTCAAAATCAGAACGGGCACGGACGCCCGTGGTTCCAAACAGAAACGAGTTTAAAAACTACCACACTTCTATAATAATAGAAGTTTTTAAACTCGTGGGTTAGTTTTTGACACGGACGTTAAAACTCAGAACCGCCACGGACGGCGGTGGTTCCACGCAGAAACGATGTTTTAAAACAAGACTGTTTGCAAGGCTTTAAAACTCGTGGGTTAGTTTTTGACAAGGACGTCAAAAACTAACCAGGGGCTCTTTTTTATAAAATTTTTTACGATTTGTATAAAATACATTAAGAAAAATAATCGAGTTATCAAAAAAACGTTATAGTAGGGTATAAAAATTACCCCTTAAAGAGTCTACCATATAAAGCGTACCAAAAATTATCGCTTTAATGACAATTTTTGGTAATACGGTTTAAATCTCCTGAAAAAAAATTGTGCTTTAAAACATCGTTTGCCTTTGCCATCCCCGGCTGTTTTATCATTACGCGAAAGGAGGGCTGTATCGAAAAGAAAACTTTTTAAAAAATTTCTAAAAAAAAGGGATTTAAAATATCTTTTAAATCCCTTCGCAGTTATATTACGTTTTATGATATTTTTTTATTCTTCCTGCACGCTGTACATCTCAAAAGGGGATATTGCGTTTTTATGTTTAT contains these protein-coding regions:
- a CDS encoding 2-hydroxyacid dehydrogenase, which gives rise to MKINLIEPLGVKAEIIEDLAKQFSVQGHEFKAYDSLTKDIAELKKRTADADVVMIGSNPLPNEVIENAEKLKLLSVAFTGIDHVGQAACKSKNIVITNAAGYSNESVAELVIGFAINLLRNMKAADEATRKGGTGKSLIGNELMGKTVGIIGAGRIGTRVAKLFKAFDCEVFAYSNHESDELKKLGVKYFSLNEVMKNSDIISLHLPLNDSTKGFISKEKIALMKENAFLINCARGPIVDNTALAEALNAGKIRGAAIDVFDMEPPIPSDYPLLHAKNTILTPHVAYATDESMITRAKIAFSNVYAWLNGKPKNEVKY
- a CDS encoding MBL fold metallo-hydrolase, coding for MKEVYQNIFMKEIPLTGNPLKSINIFIIKTPEESLIVDTGFNNEEVREHMMLFLNELKIDLNNTALFLTHLHADHIGLASFLQGKGVRKIYLSAVDGAIIKNGFKKESSHWQRIIKNSHRQGMDIEGLKIEEHPGFKNRSEKSFSYIPCKPGDTLSIGDFHFVFLDEAGHTPGMLGLYEAEKKILFCGDHILGKITPNITYWGEEFGDSLGIYMKNLNKIKNYSIDHLFSSHRFLVDDVNKRIDEILHHHRVRLDEIMSILRQDEALTVRDVTCRMHWDIRAKNWENFPPSQKWFAAGEAAAHLLHLVQLGKVIETIDDNGVAWYKIRA
- a CDS encoding aldehyde dehydrogenase; amino-acid sequence: MTNDIAARVQACRDFFDTNATKPYAFRIAQLQKLKTALKENQQKLLNALYSDLHKTEMEGYFSELGIVYEELNFIMKHLKKWMKPKKVKTPIAQFPAKSSILYEPFGTVLIMSPWNYPINLTLAPLVGAIAAGNCSVVKPSNQTPATAAALKKLLSENFPEEYISVVEGGRKENTELLTQRFDYIFFTGGIQVGKTVMEAAAKHLTPITLELGGKSPCIVEKSANIKIAARRILFGKSLNAGQTCVAPDYLLIDESIKEAFIAEAKNVFKEFFPTETYLQMQLPRIVNDKHFERLSNLLHDGTLVVGGSTETNSRFIEPTIIENIDFDSPIMQEEIFGPILPVITYKDLNAAISEIKKRDKPLALYLFTEDKSIEKKILTELSFGGGCVNDTIVHLATNYLPFGGVGYSGMGKYHGEESFKIFSNAKSILKKSTLFDLKLRYHPYSESKYNTIKKFM